The genomic interval GTTGGATCCCGGGTGGCcgactagagggaggtgaatagttatttacttggttataactgaggaggttgttaatccaaggatgatgaAAAGCTCAATAttgtctccttcgggcggagaagcctcttacaacaatcaaAGCTCACAATCACGAAGCAAATAGACAAGTAAACGATTACAAGTgttatttctctcttcttttttgttgtatttagcttctggaatcaaggctgtatttatagccctggttggGGCGCCTAAAAGGGTTCCAGGCACTTGGAGGGGGATACAACTTTATCCCTGTCGCAacggatcacgtttgacgcgatccgGATAAGATTCAAGGTAAGGGCGCCTAGAttcagtccgggcgcctggattcagTCGAGGCGCTTGTTTGGTCCGAGTTCTTgttccggttccgctcgcttaggtctgggtcttccgcttcggctctggctccacttgggtgatctcggctttccggaatagagctcacctgaacccaacttccggccttcgagcaagcttccgctctagcttctcatccctcggaaacgccacgcgcctccttcttgtcTGCCCGCGtattcttccacaacacctcgtctCTCGAACGCACCAAGCCCATTAGCtctctcccgtaccgtccttctcgctagctgcgtcttttgctcgactttcctgtgctcctaagcttctgcacatttagacacagagTTAAACACCAACAGGACTTAACTTGACTTGGTGGATTACATCAAAACCACCTTGGGATACCAACAACTAGCCATTAGTGTAGGTGGCAAGGCATGTGGGGGGAGGAGGCATGTTCGGATACATCGAGTTTTGACCCCAAGACCTGATGTGGCAATACCCTATGCTTTAACCACCACACCGCCCTGAGGGGACTACAATTCTCCATACATGCTCGAGATTACATGCAATGTCATTATTTTCCTCGTGATATTTTTTATACACAAGCTACAATATGTCCTCATCACTGTGGCTGCTACGATACACACTATAAACACTATTgtaatttgtgttgaagcgatcTACTTTTTTATTTGGTATTGTGTTAGTGCAATCATATGACACTTGTAATTATGTTGGGTGTACTTGAAGGACGATTCTCATTGTAGTAGCTTGCAATACGTCTGCAAAAAGCATCTACCTTCTTATCATTGCTGATAATTGGATCATCGCTGATAGTAACAAATGATCTCGCTAAAACCTTGTATTCAACCTTACTCCATGTTGACCACTTTTCTTCTACCCGCAGCGCCAGAATTCTCCTTCTCCAAATTTATAAGTTCAATTGGGGATTCACGGTCACGTTCAGACACTTGAGTCATTGGAACAAAAGTTTGAGTAAACGATTCATTTTTCGCTAGAGATGTAAAATGCATACCGGTTGCATGTGGATTAGATGGATAATTTTATGGATATAGATTATATCGATAATTTGATGGATATAAACTATATAGATTTGGTGGATATAGATTATGTGGATAATTTAGTGAATATGGAAAATATTGATAATTTGATGAAATTTATGAATTTTGGGAAGAAGTATTTTTTTCTAGTAATTTTTGATAattcataaaatttttaaaaaatcttcgattattttaatctattttagaAGAAAATATGAGAAGATTTTTAGAGGTTGTTTTTGTTTGAAAGATTGAAATAAATTGATCAATATTTATAGATGAAATTTTAGTTTGTTTATTAAAAATGTTAATTACTGttggtttttaattataaaatttttaattataaaatttttaattttaattttttaatagtatatatatatatatataaaagaataggAGACGTGGGATGAGTCACGTGGACGTTCTTAAGCAGGAGACGTGGGATCTCATGTAcagatgaaaataaaaaaaaaaaaaattcaatgacACTTTTAGAGCTTTCGATGGGCTAGTCTCGTTCAAATATTTTCACCTATTAGTTTTAACAACCATTGAAGTATATTAGTATAACACTCCATTAATTCTTTCAAATGTGGATGCTCTCTAATAATTTTAGAGTAAAATATACACAAAAGATAAAGGttatatttaattcaaaattctttAATCAAATTATAAACACAATTAagaatttaatctaaatatttaataaAGATTTTCTTTCCAATAATGCATTTTTTAACTTTAGAgcaattacttttaaattttaaatatataacaaATCTCGAATAATGAGATCTTTCAAAACTTTTAAACAATTTCTAGCCCTATCACATGTAATTGAATTTGTTTGACTCACATTTAATTCGCCCGTAAACAAGGGAAGGAATTGACTGTGTGCATGAAACAATCTAATCCTCCAAATGGTACTTAGGAATCATGTCAATTTCACGGAATAAATTTTCCTTCTGTTTTGTAAACACAAGCCCCCACGGCTGATATAGTTGATACTATATGagtatttaatataataaattttaagattaattttcagtaaggataaaattattttattagatGTCTGATTTttttcatgaaaaaaaattaCTGTGTTAGAATAAATACTCCTATGATTACTCTCTTTTAGAGTGTGTAGGGAGGGGCCGTTAAAGATGATGACTTCACCTTTTGATGTAACAAGTTCAGCTTGGAGGTCCCCACGAATTGACTTAGTTGGTACATGTATGGATATTTGTTCTAATAGATTTTAAAGTCAGTTTCTAACGGGTATAAAATATCTTGTTAGGTGTCTAATTCCCTCATACAAAGGACTGCTCCACTAAGGGAAAATGTCTCATATGATTTACCTATATGTATCTTGCCGTGAGACTGGCAATACTAAATTGTTTGAGTTGAGTAACACTACCTTTTGCTCCAACAAATACTGAAAGAGCCACACAAGTGTAGTCGAGTTGATATTCAGGCAAGACTTACTATTAGAGAGGCATGATTCAATTCCTGATAAATACAAATATTATTTTAGATTATCTCATGCTCCTATCTAAAAATATCGCTCGGTTAAGATTGAATAAATCTCTATAATTTATCTCCTTTCAAATGATATGGGTTGCTTTGAGAACCACCACAAGTCAGCATGGAAGGCTTGGTGATTCTACTGTAGGGATCTTATGTTCCTTTAACTCGAAGTCTTTCTAGGTTCACTTGTCCGCGTTATTCCTCTGATATAATTACTCAGATGGTATATATGGCAAGAGGAAGAATAGTGCAAAAAAATACACATAGATGATAAAATTTCATTTGCAGCTGTCTTTTCTTTCTCTTGCAAATCTTCCATTCCTAGCACTCTCAGTCTCATTTCTTCCACTCCAATGATGTCTTGCATAGCTCGGAGTGCAGCAGCTTGAAGCCACTGCATTCGTACGGAAGCACCAATTTATTGCATCTTTTCTCCGATAGTAAACATAGATTTTGCTTTGACCACATAAAACAGTACTAGTTCGAGCGACAAATCATAACGAATAATCGAGATGCACTGAGCAACTATTCTCATCATGAGGTAAGTATTTACACCAATGAGTCAATAACACCATCAAATTAAATTGTTTGGTACACTGACCAGTAGGCCAATAAGAAATACTTGAAGTCATTGTTGGTGCGCAGAGTTGAAAGCAAGAGCCTCCTTGTAGATAAGCTCTTTCATCTGTTCTTCAGAGAGAGCTGCTTGCTCAAAGTCAAAGTTGAAGGGCACATTGCACACTGGCTCATCACTTATATCATGCAAAGAGGCTAAGTAAGGATGTGCGAGAGCATCCTCAActgaaggagaagaaaaacagtCAATTGTTTAAACAAATTTAAACAGATGGTTAGAAAATTTGTCCAGATTAAAGAAAAAGCCACATTGTAAGAACTCACCAGTTATTCTCTTTCTAGGATCAAATGTCAACATCCTTTCGACTAGATCGATGGCTGTAGGGTGAATATGGGGGAATTTTTGGGGGAAGGACTGGCGTGGATGGCGAGGAAGATGGCGAAGGTATCTTCTTGCATTTTCACTCAAAAAAGTCAAATCAGCCTCATCTGGAGTGCCGATAACCTGCACGATATGAGTCATATCGGATACGACAATCATCATGCAAATTCTAGACAAAAATGACAATTTGGATATTGATTTAAAGTTTAGAAGAGAGGAAATCGATTACCCCCATCAATAGATTTAGTTGGTTAGTATGATCCCTTCCGGGAAACAGAGGCTTCCGGTCCATAAGTTCCATGAATATGCAGCCGACAGACCACACATCAATGGCTGCAGTGTACTCTGAAGAATTGAGCAACAGCTCTGGCGCGCGGTACCATCTCGTAACAACATATTCAGTCATAAAATCGGTTTCTGAGGAGGTGCGAGCCAGTCCAAAATCGCAAATTTTCAGATCACAGTTGGCATTTAAGAGGAGATTGCTTGGTTTCAGGTCTCTGTGGAGAACATTTGCTGAATGTATGTACTTTAGCCCACGAAGAATTTGATAAAGGAAATACtgtggaattttttttaaaaaaaatatgagtttAGTCGATTAATTACAATGTTTAGAATAAATAATGAATGAGATTGAAGCATAACCTGGCAATGCTCCTCGGAAAGTGCTTGATTCGAACGGATGATTTGATGGAGATCCGTGTCCATTAACTCATAAGCAATGTAGACATCTTTAAACGCATCGCGTACAGCCGGTGGAATCAGATCTCTGATGGTAACAATCTGCAATTCGAACGAGGTTGTTGAATCTCCTTTTAACACGTATTCATATAAGCGAGAAGTAGAAATTCATGAAACTCGCTGCTGACATTTTCATGATCCATGTGCCTGAGAAGCTTGATCTCCCGCAGCGTCCTCTTCGCGTCGATCTTGTTGTCGAAAGCATTGGCGATCTTCTTAATCGCCACTTGCTCCCCCGTCTGTGAATTCAAAGCCGAACTGCAACCACGATTCGATGTGAAAATCACAAATTAAACCACCGAAAAGCAAAATGAATGAAAGGGAACAGGGGAGGAGGAATCACCAGACGATCCCGTAGGCGCCCTTGCCGATGGGGATAATCGGGGGCTTGTACTTCGCGGTGACCTCGAAGATGTTTTCGAAGATGTTATATTGGATGAAGCGGCCGCCTTGGCTGAGCGTCGCCTTGATGCCCTGGAGCCCTTGCCCCGGCGGCGGTACCGGCACCGGCCCTCCGACCTCCTCCGCCATCTTCGAGTTCTCAGGCTGACCTCCCCCCTCCATCTTCACCTCTCTCTATCGCTCCCTTCTCGAACTTTATTCCCTCTTTTTTCTCTCGGCGTCGCTGCTGCTCGATCTATATTTGGCCATCACCACGGATTGGAAGACGAGATACGAGGAAGGATAAAAATAGGTGCAGAAGTCCATTTATGAACGTGTTTACGTAGGCTGCCTGATTTACACAAGCTCGGTTTTGATTTACGTTGGAAATTTTAAAGGTTGAtcgtaaaaattaaatatctggaTTATTGAAAAAATTGGAGATAGAAAGAACGCAGCCACGACTGTACTAGGTCAAGTTGAACAGTCATGTCAAATGAGTTACATTCGAACGTACTATGTAAGATAGTTGAGATGATTAAAGTTGGTATGGACGTTGGGTTAAGCATATGATGATGGATTGGAGCAGGTTGACAATTTTTCCCATATGTACTCTAGGATCCCATAGGAGATATCTGATAGAGGGAcggatttggaaaaaaaaaaaaaatcggattCGGATTTAGATTAAGAGGATTTTTTCAGAATCCGATTAGGACTGATATGGGATGCTATCCTATTCTCAAATCTATCTTGATACGACATAAATATGGTTTGGTGATAGAAATGGAAATGGAAATGGAAATAAGGATTGGGATGGAAATGAGATTCTCCCATATCCTTCTATATTTATTTTGTTGGATGAAAAGCGGTGATTTGGACAAGGATGTAGATTTAATTTCTACTGGGGCGGAGATGGGGATTACCTTAATAGATAAGAGCAGGGATAAAATTCAAGGGGTTGGGATAGGGATGACAATGAGTTGGgtttaaactatatatataaagtttagcGGGTTGGCGAGTCCAACCAGCCCCGAACCTGTCGGGTTTGAGCGGGTTCAGGACAGGGCGGGTTGAAAAAGTAGGCGGGGAGGgttcggtttttttttttttttttgacggaGTGGGTGCTGAGATTGGCCAAATCCGGCTCGAACCCGCCCTGTTGTCATCCCTAGATTGAGATAAAATTCAGGGACGAAAATAAGGATGGCAAATCTACTCCGTCCCTTCCTATTCCGCTCCGTTGTCGTCCCTAAATTGAAGAGACCCTTCTTAAAATTAgataaagtaaataaataattGAGTTGGGTGGTGAGACGGGCCAACTGGACAAGTCAATCAAATAGGAAGATGGATCGAATTTAGCGAATTAGATGGATAGGATAGAAATTACTCAAATTGGATTGAGTAGTTCATCTCATGTATCCACCATCTCCTAGTTATATAAAGGAAGATAAATCATAAGATTAACTTATAGTCAATTGTCAAATGACTAGAAGATGGGAGGAGCTTTGTTGGTACAGTTTccactaataatcaaactcagattttgtTGTATAACAAATGTTAAAGTTAGACTTGTGATTTAACctatttaccaagtgtgcatgACTGAAAGACTTGATCAGGCCTGACATCAGGCTGAAGTCCTATTAGAAATTGGCAGGAAAACCATATAAGTTGATATTTGGTAGGAAGTCAAATTGGGTCTGTGGAACCTGACAATTACTGGTTGAAGCCCTGATGGGACATCtgataggaagacctggtggataaAAAGTTGAGTAAGTCGGCAAATGGTAAGTGAGATaagcactggaggagagtgatccagtgaggacgaaCCCCAATTGGCATGTAGGCCCTGGTCCAACTTAGATCCTGTCTTGGGGAGATAGAATCTAAATCATATATCGATCTTGTTTTTATTGTGTTAAACTCTATTTTACGGggtattttttattatttggacTAACGCGTCTAATAGGAAATTGAAGCTATAAgtttaggggtgtcaaaaatgaacccgacccgacgacccaacccgagtcgacccgaaaaaaatcgggttcgggttgggcattttcgggttcgggtcgggttcgggttggagggtaaAAAAAATTTGTGGTTCAGGTTGTTGGTTGGCTGATTAAATAGTTTTTTAGgtgtgtcaaaaatgaacccgacccgacgacccaacccgagtcgacccgaaaaaaatcgggttcaggttgggcattttcgggttcgggtcgggttcgggttggattttcaggttgggtcgggttgggttcaGGTTGAccgggttggcttaaatatagggttttgtgggtttttttagagttaaatcaaattttattttaaaaatttagatgtttttatgtatattaatatcatgtttgtatgataatgatggaatattgagataaaagtgaagaattatagggaaaatagcccaaaaaagtcgttttgaatcggattttcgggttatatgggtcgggttcgggttgatcgggttggtcgggttcgggttcgggttgaggtgttttgggttgaactcgggttcgggtcgggttcgggttgggttaaaaaaaaaaaaaaaaaactcaacccgacccaacccgacccgacccacccgaattgacacccctagtttttttagagttaaatcaaattttattttaaaaatttagatgtttttatgtatattaatatcatgtttgtatgataatgatggaatattgagataaaagtgaagaattatagggaaaatagcccaaaaaagtcgttttgaatcggtttttcggggttcgggttcgggttgaggtgttttgggttgaactcgggttcgggtcgggttcgggttgggttaaaaaaaaaaaaaaaaaactcaacccgacccaacccgacccgacccacccgaattgacacccctatatAAGTTCGCTAGAAAAAAGATTTCTAGGCGCTTTGGAAAGGTCTAGGCGCCCAAAGGATCAGACTGCCAGAgtgggtccaggcgcctggattaaCCTTAACCCAGCTACTCGTGTAAATGAGTTGGTGCATTCTGATTGGTCGACACACGTCAACATTCAGACGTCCGggggtggtccaggcgcccgggagtgGATAGAGGCGAGATAGAGAGCTTCGTCGTGGTGTAGCCACGTCAGCGGTCTAGGGCGTCCAGAGGTGGATAATCCAGCGACGAAGTAGGATCAGATAGGTCTCAATCCAGGTACCCGGAAATATCTATTAAAGGAGATTTAAACAACAGCCTCAAATATCAATCGACTATGACTTTCATACTCGTGTGCTACTTTTAAATTTAGCTACAACGCTAAAACGCTACTCCGACGACAACACTCAAGTTCCTACTctaagttgtcggtataattgtctttatttacttgtattttaaattttatatcattTTGTAATATTTGATctcttagtggattgtccaataaaagcactcaacgagtgtgagtcTTAGAGTATAAGTCGTTGAAGGCtcaaaactaagtaaaagaaaaagaattagcactgtttcttttcttttccgtTGCGTATTCTTTATTTTCCAAAAAGTAAAAAAAGTGAGgcgcgctattcacccccctttagcgcttTACGATGCTTCAATTGATATTAGAGCGGGGTCAATCTAAATTGGGGTGAAATCATCATAAAAGCATTTCgtttcttttttgaaaaaatatatattgtttttgatgaaaaaaataatctTATGCCTTTTTCAGATTTTGCATTTTCATTTTTTGGCAAGTCAGAATTGATGTAATAATATCTTTTAacaaatttttcattttttattatttttctcaaaattagtgtAATATCATTCGAGTTAGTTTTTTAGGTTTATTCTCCCACACTATTAATTTCAAGATAaagtcttagaaattttttcttatcTATATTTCTTGTAAGTATATTAATGTGTCATcaagaaggatgaagcatccaCGATCCATTACCATATTACTATACGATCAAGAAAATTTTAACTACTGGAGGTGAGCAATGGAATGATTCTTAAGAAGTATAAATTTTGACAATTTGTTGATATTAAAAAAACCTTTTTGGTACACAAAGTTGAATAAAAAGTTAACTAaattagtctgtaatattttatctaataatgttatatgcatattaaaaaaatacaagaatgcatatgagtttTAGACTCAGTTGATCAAGTTTCACGAGGAGCCGTTGAagctagaggatcaagtcaaaattgaatcAAGATATAAGtccaaactaataaaaaaaaacttacagaATTAGGGGTTACGATTTTGATTAGTATATCCAATTACGTAAATATcaatatgcatgataaattagaaATTACTTTTTACAGTAAATTATATAATGTTTTGGATgacaaattagttttaaaaattttgaataattctaaaaatttaattaataattgaaaaaacttaatttataaatccaaaattttaattaataattctaaaattttaattaataattctgaaaataaaattattaatactgaaaattttattaaaaaaattaggtttaattaactcaacaaattcaaatttaaataattcaaatgataaaatttaaataattcaaatgataaaatgaccaaatcaatttaaattaattaattttagattttgatCAAGTCAATTAAAAGTTTGATCAAATCTACATCAATTTTGATTTGGTCAAATAAAATATTGACCAAATTAAGTAACTTAATTAATTCTGGAAATaagaatattaataaaaatttaagtaataaaaaattaaatttaaataatttctggaattcaaatattaattcaaataattctaaaattaataaaaattcaactctaattaattataaaattaataaaaatacaaatttaattaattctaaaaattttaaattaaataatttgaatttgaaaaattcaaacttaattaaataagatAAATCTCAATTTACTAATTCAAATCTTATccctaaaaatttaattaataataataatttaatcaattcaaatattaagataaatttaaatctaaatttaaaacttaaaaatgaagaattttgatctagataaaattaataattttttcataaaatatttgataatatagATAATGTCAATCTAGAAATTACtatctaaaataaaaataatttaagaaatttaaaattaaaaattaataaaaaaaactatttaagaTAAGATCTTAAACacaaataatttaacaaattcaaaattaataaaaatttaaatattaaagataatcttttaaaaaaatataatttaaccaatttaataaattaaaaattaataaaaattaaatattaaagataatatttcacataaagataatttaacaaattcaaccAATTCAAGATTAAAGGGAAATTTAAATCTTAAGTACATTTTTGTAAAAAAAGAGATAATTTAAcccacttaattaattcaaaattaaaaacctaaattaaaacttaaacaccTAATTAAACTTAagtaaataaaaacttaattaaacttaatcaacTAAAGCATGAGTTCTAAAGTTTATTTAATCAAGTAGGACTTGtgatgtatgacaaaggttaAAGTCTATAATCAAGTAGGACTTGtgatgtatgacaaaggttaaagttagacttgtgatttaacttatttaccaagtgtgcaggaccgAAAGACTTGATGAGACCTAACACTAGGCTGAAGTCTAGTTGAAAATTGGTAGCAAAACCTAGATAGGTTGATATATGGcaggaagtccaattgggtctgcGGGATCTGACAACTAGCTGAAGTCTATATGGGGCAtatggcaggaagacctggtgggtcaaaagtTGGTAAGTCgacaaatggtaagtgaggtaagtactGGAGGAGAATGATCCAGTTAGGACGAGCCCCAATGAGGCTATAGGCGCTGATCCAACTTATATccatttaaaaaatctaaattaagaccataactagatcctagtcttggcgagacaggatctaagtcataaattgttcttatttttaatatgctaaattttattttgtaggatattttTTTTGGTATTTGGACTAACGTGTCTTTTATGAAATTGAAGTTGCAAGTTGGCTAGAAAAAGGATTTTCAGGCATCCCAGAAgggtctaggcacccggaggtccgagcacccggagtgGGTCAAGGTGCTTGGATTGGCCCAAACCCAGTTACTCATACAGATGAGTTAGCACACTTTGATTGGTCAACACTCGTCAACATTCATGTGCCTGGGAGTGGATAGAAGTGAAGTGGATAggaatgtaaatgaaccaaacggttcgtgagctattcggagctcgattcggtaaaaagctcgttcgagttcgtttgtttatcttatcgagccgagctcgacagttttatcgagctgagctcgagcttaaggatattcggctcgtgagctcgcgaacatgctcgtttataggctcgcgagccaaaaaaaatgagccttaaaccgagctaaaaaaaacgagctctaaaacgagccttaaaatgagccaaaaaatgagctctaaaatgagctaaaaaatgagctctaaaacgagccaaaaatgagctctaaacgagcccgaaaatGAGCCCGAGCTAGCTTAACGAGTTagactcgttaactttgataatcgagctaataacgagccgagctcgaactgttcgcgagcttgataattctaaaataagccgagctcgagccttgtgataaaagctcgattcgagctcgagcctaatactgttcggctcggttcgactCATTTATATCCCTAGAAGTGGATAGAGCTTCATCGAGGTGCAGCCACACCAGTGGTCTAGGCACCTAGGGGATGGTCCAGACACCCGGAGGTGGATAATCCAATGACGAAGTAGGGTTAGATAGGCCTCAGTTCAGGCGCTCAAGGTGGTCCATACACCTGAAAATGTCTATAAATGAGATTCAAACAATAGCCTCAAATATCAATCGACTATGACTTTCATACTCGTGTGCTACTCTGAAACTTTACTATAATGCCGAAATGCTACTCCGACAATAACACTCAAGTTCCTGCTCTAAGTCGCCAGCATAATTAtctttatttacttgtactttaaATTCTATATCATTTTGTAATATTTGATCGtttagtggattgcctaacgaAATCACTCAGcgagtgcgggtcttggagtaggagtcgttgaatgctcgaatcaagtaaaagaaaaagtgttaggattgtttcttttcttttccgctgcgtattattTGTTTTccgaaaagataaaaaaaacgacgcatgctattcacccccctctagtactTTATGACCCTTCAAGTTTTTTCCAAAGTTGACAATATAAGATAGTTTTGACCAAGTCTATCAAGCAAATTGAATATAAATGATCAAATTGATTAGGTGTGACCAACTTTGGTACATAGACTCTTCGAGTCATTCTTATAAATTGAACATAGTAATAATTAttgggcaaaaattaaaagggaaccGCAAATTAATAGAAACATCATATTAGTGCCCCTTTTTCTAAATAGTCAAATGAATGCCTCTTCAGCCCCTTTACACACTCCTCTCATGATTTTATCTCAAAAATTCCTCTGGATTCATTATTATTGTAGAAGCTACCGACTAGCTTCTACAATAGGTAAAAGCTAACAGATAATTACTACACGTTATAGAAGTTACCAGATAGCTACTATATATATGTTGTAAAAGTTATATACTAGCTCGAAATACTCAATCatgattaaattatattcatttgaaATGTAATGTCATGAAGTCTACATCGTTTGGTTtgcttattaaaatattattttaattagattattacttagaaaagcaaaatcaaaattatataaaattatggtTGTAAAAACTAGCAACTAGCTTTTATATATTGTAAAAGTTAGCAACTAGTTTCTGCACGTTGTAGAAGCTAAATGT from Zingiber officinale cultivar Zhangliang chromosome 6B, Zo_v1.1, whole genome shotgun sequence carries:
- the LOC121990644 gene encoding mitogen-activated protein kinase 1-like, whose translation is MEGGGQPENSKMAEEVGGPVPVPPPGQGLQGIKATLSQGGRFIQYNIFENIFEVTAKYKPPIIPIGKGAYGIVCSALNSQTGEQVAIKKIANAFDNKIDAKRTLREIKLLRHMDHENIVTIRDLIPPAVRDAFKDVYIAYELMDTDLHQIIRSNQALSEEHCQYFLYQILRGLKYIHSANVLHRDLKPSNLLLNANCDLKICDFGLARTSSETDFMTEYVVTRWYRAPELLLNSSEYTAAIDVWSVGCIFMELMDRKPLFPGRDHTNQLNLLMGVIGTPDEADLTFLSENARRYLRHLPRHPRQSFPQKFPHIHPTAIDLVERMLTFDPRKRITVEDALAHPYLASLHDISDEPVCNVPFNFDFEQAALSEEQMKELIYKEALAFNSAHQQ